The window AATAGAAGCGGCAAGTCAAAAGACACCAACTTTATTTTTAGAAAATACGGTAACTGCATCAAATATTATTGACAATCGAAATGGATACCTAGCAAAGGATGATGTCAAAGATTATGCTAACCGTATTGTTGAGATTTTTAGTGATATGAAAGCCTATGAACAAGTCTGTGAAAATGCATATAAAGATTTGTATCGTAATTGGGATGATCTAGTAAAAAAGGTTTATCAAATGTATTTAGAGCAAATCAGTTTGAAAAATGCAGTAAATTCAACTAGGTAAGAAAAAAATAATCAAAATGTTGAGGAAACTCAACATTTTTTTATTATCACATGAAAATGAGTTAAAAATAGTTTATAATGAAGTTAAGAAACGACAAAAGAGGAATTAAAAATGTTCAAAAAGACAATTTTCAAATGGTTAATCATCTTATCAGCTTTAGCTGGCGTTTACTTACAAATGTTTGCAAGCTCAGTAGACTTTATGGGTGGTACATCCATGATGTTATATTTTACAATCCAAAGTAATCTATGGATGGCTATGATTGCAGCAGTAGGATTAATTTATATTTATCGTGATAAAGAAATGAAAGAAGGTTATTTTATATCGAAATATACTTTAACCGTTGGCATACTCATAACTTATGTGGTGTTTTCAATTTTACTAACCCCTTCATTACCTTTAAGTTATTTATTAACTCCATCAAATATTTTGGTTCATACTTTAACACCAATTGTTTCAATTTTAGATTACTTATTAAATGATCGTAGAATTTATCGTAAGAAACTTTATTTATTTGGCTTAATTACGCCATTATACTATATGATATTTGCATATATTATGTACGCTTTCGGTATAAAATTTAGTGGTAGTAATTTCCCCTACTTTTTCTTAGATTTCATTGATAATGGCTGGTTAACAATCTCAGATGGTAAAATTGGAGTGGTTTACTGGTATATTTTCATACTAGGATTGGTATTGTTAATTTCAGCAAGTTCAATAAAA of the Acholeplasma hippikon genome contains:
- a CDS encoding Pr6Pr family membrane protein, which translates into the protein MFKKTIFKWLIILSALAGVYLQMFASSVDFMGGTSMMLYFTIQSNLWMAMIAAVGLIYIYRDKEMKEGYFISKYTLTVGILITYVVFSILLTPSLPLSYLLTPSNILVHTLTPIVSILDYLLNDRRIYRKKLYLFGLITPLYYMIFAYIMYAFGIKFSGSNFPYFFLDFIDNGWLTISDGKIGVVYWYIFILGLVLLISASSIKLKKIIDKKVPIYVASTMIVLTFLMTLLQAIS